A part of Arachis hypogaea cultivar Tifrunner chromosome 12, arahy.Tifrunner.gnm2.J5K5, whole genome shotgun sequence genomic DNA contains:
- the LOC112728122 gene encoding protein LURP-one-related 15, whose protein sequence is MMQNHQQQKQGFGGGIIGPQYCAPYNVDLAIVRKVLTLADGFSVTDINGQTLFTLKGSLLTLRDHRVLLDAAGTPVVTLRRKLMTAHDRWQVFRGDSSDMKDLIFSLKRSSLFQLKTKLDVFLAHNTEEKVCDFKVKGSWFERSCVIYAGESLNIVAQMHKKHTAQSIMFGKDNFMVTVYPNVDYAFIVALIVILDEINQDKNSDS, encoded by the exons ATGATGCAAAATCACCAGCAGCAGAAGCAGGGATTCGGCGGCGGAATCATTGGGCCGCAGTATTGTGCTCCATATAATGTTGACCTAGCAATTGTGAGGAAGGTGTTGACTTTGGCTGATGGTTTTAGTGTTACTGATATTAATGGACAAACCCTCTTCACCCTTAAGGGGTCCCTTTTGACCCTCCGGGACCACCGTGTCTTGCTCGACGCCGCCGGAACACCCGTTGTTACTCTTCGCCGGAAG CTTATGACGGCACATGATCGGTGGCAAGTGTTCAGGGGTGATAGCTCAGATATGAAAGATTTGATCTTCAGTTTAAAGAGATCATCTCTCTTCCAGCTGAAGACCAAATTAGACGTGTTCTTAGCCCATAATACAGAAGAAAAAGTTTGTGATTTTAAGGTTAAAGGAAGTTGGTTCGAGAGATCTTGTGTTATTTATGCTGGTGAATCTCTCAACATTGTGGCACAG ATGCACAAGAAGCACACTGCTCAAAGCATTATGTTTGGGAAAGACAATTTCATGGTCACAGTGTATCCCAACGTTGACTATGCCTTCATAGTTGCCCTAATTGTGATCCTTGACGAAATCAACCAAGACAAgaacagtgattcataa